The Phyllostomus discolor isolate MPI-MPIP mPhyDis1 chromosome 4, mPhyDis1.pri.v3, whole genome shotgun sequence genome window below encodes:
- the FAM229B gene encoding protein FAM229B, whose amino-acid sequence MPFRFGTQPRRFPVEGGDSTIGLGPGLRSSVACNGKEISPARQLRRCHGSHCLTITDVPITVYATMRKLPAQSSKEMHPK is encoded by the exons ATGCCTTTTCGGTTTGGGACTCAGCCACGGAGGTTTCCAGTGGAAGGAGGAGATTCTACAATTGGGCTGGGACCTGGCCTGAGGTCCAGCGTTGCCTGTAATGGGAAAGAGATATCACCAGCCAG ACAGCTCCGAAGATGCCATGGAAGTCATTGCCTGACAATAACTGATGTTCCCATCACTGTTTACGCGACTATGCGAAAGCTGCCTGCACAAAGCAGCAAGGAAATGCATCCTAAATAG